The genomic DNA CCACAACGCGACCGCGAAACATCGTTCCTTTTTTGAGATGAATCACTACTTGTTCTCCAACGGCATTTTCAACTTCCCGCGCGATTTGTGTGTATCCTTCTGCAGCGACTTCAAAAGTAGCCTTCGGTCCCACGACCTGCCAGCCTTCAAATTTTCCATTGGCATCTGTAGTTACTATTTGGGGAGATAGGCGTTGATCTTCTGAGGCGTCATCAGAAATCACGACGACAGCATTGACTATTGGATTATCAGATGCGTCGATTACACGACCAGAGATGCGGCGCGAGTTGAGCAAGAGCAGATCGACATCTTCAATTTTACTCTCGGGTTTTGCCTCAACGGTCACGGGTTCAACTGCATTCTTAGACGCGATCCGCATGCGATATACACCAGGGGTGACTTCGACGCGATAGCGGCCATTTTCATCTGTCAGGGTTCCCGCATGCACCTCGCCATCGTCGTATTCAGCCCATATTCCCATATTTTCTACGGGTTGCCCGTCGCGCTGATCGATCACTTTACCAGATATTGTTGTCAGGTGATCGATAGGTGGCTTATAAGATACAATACCAGAAACACCCAGATAGAAAGCCCCGTCGCCTTTTTCAACCAGCCCCCATACAAAATCGCCGGAGATGCCGTGTTTGCGCGTCAAGCGCAACCACATCCCATCTTTATACCGCACCATACCTTTTGCCTCTACATCCCGTTGGTCACCTTGATGCGTGCCGAACCACAGATCACCATTTTCTGTTTGCCAGATATTTCGAGACGCATTTATAGGCAGTCCATCATGTGCATCGTAGTGTGTCCAGGCTGTGCCGTCAAAGCTGGAAATTCCTCCTCTGCGCCGCGTTATGGTGCGCCCAATAACCGATCCATGCACGGCCCAAAGCGTGCTTTTTTGGTCGTAAAATAGCTTATATACCTTGCGGCCGTCATATATATTGCCATTACGCACGCCCCCTATGGGCATGCTATCGACAATATGAGAGGTCCATTTTCCATCTTTGTAATAACTCAATCCGCGAAGGGTTGCGATCCACACGCCGCCTTCGGAATCGGTTTCCACATTGTAAACCCGGTTGTGAATCAATCCATCTTTTACCGTGTAGTTGTGCCATACTTTGCCATCAAAGTGCAAGACGCCGTTTCCGCCTTTGAAGCGATCGGTGCCTCCGTGTGCTCTGATGTTTGAAAAGCTCTGGGTAACCCAGATACCGCCATCATTATCTTCGGCAAAATCATATCCCGTGGCGATTTTTCCCAGGCCCGTTGTTTTTGAATCCCATATCTGCCATGTCTTTCCACTGAAGTTCGCGATAATTGGCCTGTTTTTATATATACCGATAAACCACATTGAGCCATTGCGCGCTTGCATAAAGGCATGCATCTGGTCGAATGAACCGCCTTCTGGCAATGTAAATTTTTGCCACGTATCTCCATCTCGCAAATAGAGACCATTCTCCCCACGCCACCACAGGCGACCATCGCGCATTTTTAGCGGAAGTAGTCGCTGCGATACGTCACTGGTATCGGTTGCGGCAATACCGCCTTCAAACACGACCTTTTGATCATTGTGATCGGCTTTTGAAGTGGTCAGGCTGCCGATGGCTGTCGCTCCACCGATAAATGCCCCTGCTATTACGAGTGCCGATACGCGACCAACGCGCGGAGACACATGGCCGCCCAGGGTGATAATGCGATTGACGCGATCCATGACCTGGGTTGTTCGCGCCATGTCCATGCCCAATGCCATCGCTGGACGAGGTTGCAGTTGGGTCGCCACATTGAGGAGCGTGTCCGCATAGCTTTCAGAATTGCCGGTTGCGGTCACGGTCCAATCATCACAGGCTTGTTCTTGAATTTCAAAAAGCAGATGCTTGACGCGGTGGAATAGGGGATTGAACCAGTAAAATGCCATACCGATCATTGCCAATAAGCGATACAGGCAATCCCACCGCTTGACGTGAATGAGTTCGTGAATCAGAATCGATTCCAACTGATCGCGCGATTCGACCATAGGCGTGGGCAATACGACTACTGGCTTCAGAAGACCCACTTGAGTTGGACTGCTAATTTTTTCACTGACAGATAGTGCGACGGATCGCCGAATACCCAATTGCTTCTTTAAGACCTGAAAATCATTTTGAAGCTGTTCGTCATCACAGGACAATAGAGATCGGCGAAACGTGCAAACCATTATCAAACAATAAATTACACGAGCCAATAAAATCAATACGCCAATAGCATAGAGCGCGATTACACCATACAAAGCCTGTGCTGAAGTGATTTTATTCAGTATGTAGGTTGTCCAATCAATTGATTTTGTCTCGGCATTTTTGGCAAAAACAATTTGTGCAGGTGGGGGAGATGCAAAGTTTTGGAATAGTTCTGGGTTTTCTGAAAACGCCCTATTAGATGCTCTTTGTTGCTTCAATGCGGGTATGGGTTTTGCCTGAGGTGTCTCAGGGTCAACTACAGGATGGAGAGACGGAATAGACGGTTCCGAAGGTGGTGCTGGCGCATCAAATTGAAATCGCAGTGAAGGCATACACAAAGACGCGATGGGTATGACCAGCACGCCGATAAGACACCAGTTCAATAGCAGACTGCGTTTTGCCGCCTGTCGCGTGCCCAGGAACCATACGACACATAGAACAAGACCCATAAAGAGGGTGGTCTTGACAGTCGCATCAAGGAGAAAAATGGCAATCGGATCCAGTATAGCCGTGTCGATCATGATGTGCTCCCTTTGCGTTGCTTGAGTTTTTCACGCAATCGTGCTACGTCGTCCATGTCTATCTCTTCGTCTTCAACCAGTCGCGCCAATAAGAGTTCGGTTGACCCGCCAAATAGTTTTTGAATGATGTGCTTCATTGCCGAGGATTGGACCCGCTGTTGTTCGATTATGGGGCGGTACACATTGGCGCGTCCTTGCTTTTCATGCGTCACATAGCCTTTGTCTTCCATGATTTGCAGGAGTGTGCGAATGGTTGATCCTTCTAACCGGTTGGGTAATTTTGCCTGGATCACCTCGACGGTTGCTTCTTTCTGTTGCCAGAGTACCTGTATGAGCTCCATTTCGCGGGTGGTCAATCCCTCTTGTCGCAGTCTTGCCATTTTTAGCTCCTTTTTATTTACTATGCGAAAGAATTAGCACATTGGTTCTCAGAAAGATAGCCGATTAAAAATCCACTGTCAAGCCCAAATAGCGAAATAGTTAGCATCAAGGCACAGGAGGTACGCTTTCGTGGTTTGCGAACCCATCACGTTGCAGAGCGGGTAAAAATTGGCTATATTTTAACAGGTTGCTTTCCCCTTCTCCCGCAACTAATTGGAGCAACACAATGGCTTATCTCCCCGGTGTTCTCGCTGCCGAACTCGTCGGTGGAAATCAGATGGCGCTTTACACGCGCGATCATTGCGACCTGCAACCTTTTTCCCCGTGGTTGCTCGTTGAGACACCCGAAGAGTCCGCCCGGTCTGGCTTTTCAGGGGTTTCAGATTGCGTGCGCCTAAAAGGTGGCGGCGAATTTCGCGCGCGGATACACTTTCACAACTGGTCTCATTTTCTTAACGCACGCGACCGCCTCGCCCAGGATGGCATTCCGCATTTTAATTTTAACAATCCCGTGCGGCAGCATCTGACGCTTTCGGGCCAAACCCTCTTTCGAGAGATGCGCTACGGCGACCTGCATCGCTTGCAACTCGATATCGAGACCCTCACGCTCGATCCTTCGGCGCCCGATGCAGAGATTATTCTTATCTCGATTTCCGATTCTCGTGGCT from Gemmatimonadota bacterium includes the following:
- a CDS encoding carboxypeptidase regulatory-like domain-containing protein, which encodes MIDTAILDPIAIFLLDATVKTTLFMGLVLCVVWFLGTRQAAKRSLLLNWCLIGVLVIPIASLCMPSLRFQFDAPAPPSEPSIPSLHPVVDPETPQAKPIPALKQQRASNRAFSENPELFQNFASPPPAQIVFAKNAETKSIDWTTYILNKITSAQALYGVIALYAIGVLILLARVIYCLIMVCTFRRSLLSCDDEQLQNDFQVLKKQLGIRRSVALSVSEKISSPTQVGLLKPVVVLPTPMVESRDQLESILIHELIHVKRWDCLYRLLAMIGMAFYWFNPLFHRVKHLLFEIQEQACDDWTVTATGNSESYADTLLNVATQLQPRPAMALGMDMARTTQVMDRVNRIITLGGHVSPRVGRVSALVIAGAFIGGATAIGSLTTSKADHNDQKVVFEGGIAATDTSDVSQRLLPLKMRDGRLWWRGENGLYLRDGDTWQKFTLPEGGSFDQMHAFMQARNGSMWFIGIYKNRPIIANFSGKTWQIWDSKTTGLGKIATGYDFAEDNDGGIWVTQSFSNIRAHGGTDRFKGGNGVLHFDGKVWHNYTVKDGLIHNRVYNVETDSEGGVWIATLRGLSYYKDGKWTSHIVDSMPIGGVRNGNIYDGRKVYKLFYDQKSTLWAVHGSVIGRTITRRRGGISSFDGTAWTHYDAHDGLPINASRNIWQTENGDLWFGTHQGDQRDVEAKGMVRYKDGMWLRLTRKHGISGDFVWGLVEKGDGAFYLGVSGIVSYKPPIDHLTTISGKVIDQRDGQPVENMGIWAEYDDGEVHAGTLTDENGRYRVEVTPGVYRMRIASKNAVEPVTVEAKPESKIEDVDLLLLNSRRISGRVIDASDNPIVNAVVVISDDASEDQRLSPQIVTTDANGKFEGWQVVGPKATFEVAAEGYTQIAREVENAVGEQVVIHLKKGTMFRGRVVDELGEPIEWARVGLGHAPDPEKKAYILPALPFQRNTYPDVSGPFSA
- a CDS encoding BlaI/MecI/CopY family transcriptional regulator; amino-acid sequence: MARLRQEGLTTREMELIQVLWQQKEATVEVIQAKLPNRLEGSTIRTLLQIMEDKGYVTHEKQGRANVYRPIIEQQRVQSSAMKHIIQKLFGGSTELLLARLVEDEEIDMDDVARLREKLKQRKGSTS